GGGGCCGTCGTACGGGACGGAGACGAACTATCTGCGCGTGTACATGGCGCAGTTGCGGCGGAAGCTGGAGGCGGATCCCTCCCACCCGAAGCACTTCATCACTGAGCCGGGGATGGGGTATCGCTTCGAGAAGTGAGCGGTGCGGCTCACGGCCGGGGTCCGGGGGTCGGCTCCCGGGGATGCGGTATCCCCGAGCCGGGGATGGGGCATCGCTTGGAGAAACAGGCTTCTCGCCCTTCGTCAGCACGCCCCGGTACGCTTCAGACATGAGTGCTGTTCCCCGATCCGAAAAGCCGGTGGGCCGTTTCCGGCGCATGCTCGACCGGCTCTCCTCGTCGCAGGAGGACCTGGAGTCCGAGGAACTGCGCGAAGACAGCGAGACGGCCGGCTGCATCCGGATCGGAGACTGTCAGGACCGCCAGATAGTGACGGTTACTGGTACCTTGCGCACGGTCACCCTTCGGCCGCGCGCCGGAGTACCGGCCCTGGAGGCCGAGCTGTTCGACGGCTCCGCCGCGCTGGACGTGGTGTGGCTCGGCAGGCGCTCCATCGTGGGGATAGAGCCGGGGCGCAAGCTGATCGCGTCGGGCCGGATCTCGATGAGCCGGGGCCGCAGGGTGCTGTTCAATCCCAAGTACGAACTGAGACCCCTCGGACGGGAGTAGCCGGTGACGTCGCTCGACAAGCCGACCGAAGAGACATCTGCGGACGACGCCCGGGCGGTGACCGAGGCCGCCCTGTTCGAGGCGTTCGGCGGCGTGCGGGGCATGGTGGAGACGGTGTTGCCCGGCCTCCTCTTCGTCACCATCTACACGATCAACAAGGACCTGCATCTGTCGGCGATCGCGGCGCTGGCCGTGTCGCTGGTGCTGGTCGCGGTCCGGCTGGTGATGAAGGACACCGTCAAGCACGCCTTCAGCGGTGTCTTCGGCGTGGCCTTCGGTGTCGTCTTCGCGATGATGACCGGCAACGCCAAGGACTTCTACCTGCCCGGCATGCTCTACACGCTGGGTCTGGGCCTCGCCTACATCATCACCACCCTGTGCGGGGCGCCGCTGATCGGGCTGATCCTCGGCCCGGTCTTCAAGGAGAACCTCTCCTGGCGCACGCGGAACCCGGGCCGCAAGAAGGCGTACGCGAAGGCCAGCTACGCCTGGGGCGCGATCCTGCTCGCCAAGTGCGCGATCCTCTTCCCGCTGTACTGGTGGGCCGACACCACCCAGCTGGGCTGGGTCCTGGTC
This is a stretch of genomic DNA from Streptomyces hawaiiensis. It encodes these proteins:
- a CDS encoding DUF3159 domain-containing protein; its protein translation is MTSLDKPTEETSADDARAVTEAALFEAFGGVRGMVETVLPGLLFVTIYTINKDLHLSAIAALAVSLVLVAVRLVMKDTVKHAFSGVFGVAFGVVFAMMTGNAKDFYLPGMLYTLGLGLAYIITTLCGAPLIGLILGPVFKENLSWRTRNPGRKKAYAKASYAWGAILLAKCAILFPLYWWADTTQLGWVLVALKIPPFLLAVYLTWVFLAKAPAPIDVFAEMEAEEKAAEERERQAAARSAEQ
- a CDS encoding OB-fold nucleic acid binding domain-containing protein, producing the protein MSAVPRSEKPVGRFRRMLDRLSSSQEDLESEELREDSETAGCIRIGDCQDRQIVTVTGTLRTVTLRPRAGVPALEAELFDGSAALDVVWLGRRSIVGIEPGRKLIASGRISMSRGRRVLFNPKYELRPLGRE